ggaaaacgcaaattttcagttAAGTTAGCTGACAATTTAATGTTTAACAATGTATATACCTCACATGATGCTTGGCCTCCTTGGCATCAACTATATTTTCTAAGGGGTGTTTATCAAGTAGCGTCTTATTTGACTTGTGTTCCACGCAGTCACCCAACTTTTTTCTTGTTCGCACTGCCGCCTGGCGCATTCCCTACTTAAAATTTGGATAACAAATCCATTAAAAAGCACCAGTTAATTGAATCTTATTGAAAAACATGTGGGTTAAAATATCACAACTTCGGACTGTCTTTAAGTGTCGTCTTGGAAACACTCAAAGACAAAGGCGGCGATTTTGTCTTGCAGTACGCAGACCAAAGAAGTTgtgttttcgccagggtttgtttgttaCTCTGTTAGCAACATACCTCAAAAAGGTATAGATTGATTTTAAAGAAAActttaggaaatgtcagaaaaaaaaatattttctctcTCCTTTACGACCTCCCACACACAGACTTCGCACTACCAGGGAATTTTAGGAGACGTAGTTTACTCCCGGGCCGGACATTTTAAAAGTGTCAGCAAAAAACTACACTGACCAAGTTTTCATTTTACACCGTCACACGTCACGGTATTATAGTGATAATTTTGATACCGAAATACCGCTGTATTTAtaatactgttacacccctaatgattACATTAGTACTTGAATTTGGtttcaaaataatgctgacaatattaTCGTTTATTGACAATAAATTGCGGGACAACATGTCATCCAGCCAAATGTATTATCAGCCCAGGCCTACGTAAGATTTGGTCTTTAACTGACTTTTTGGAACGGACTACTACCAACAACGTAGGTGTCAAAGTATTGTAAACATGAGTAGGGATTTGATGTCCAACTAGCAAAGCAGTCTGGCTTTGTCAGGGTAGGACAGTGTTAATATTTGGTActttggtacctcaacttaagactgTTTTGAGATTACAGCTGTCttttcggctaattgttatgctaccGCCCAAGACATCCGGGCACTCATGTGACAGTTGCATGGCTTTTCTAATAAAAATGGACATACTATCTAATTTAAAAAACGGCGTACACATGTAAAAATGTAGGTGTATTAAAGTGTTCGCACGCACAAATCCAAGCCCATTTCTTTATTACATTGCAATCTACTTGGAATCGGCCGCAGACCTGTGCGGAGCTTGGCATGCCCAGACCATGCCCCTTATAATTCACAAATCACATTAAAGGTAGCAATATGCTTGAACTCGGCAAGGTCTGGCCAATCTTACAGTTCAGTAGGGGGTGCTTCTTTCTCGTGTTTAGTGAAAACACAGAGCGATTTTCAGTCTGACATTGCCGTttctctgagaactgaacacaggttgaaatttaaaaaaaataaatggtcgTTTCAGGAAGAAAGTGAAGCAAAAGATAGATGTGCCTGGGCAAAACTAACTCGGAAAAATTAGTGCTGCACCTCGTTTGAAAGGACAGTCGGTACAGTGATACGTAAACTCTAGAAGAGGTGGGTGACTCTAATTACCGGTACCCCCAATATTGTGTAATTTCCAactaaatgtgtttatacagtagcctgctcacatgAGTTAGGTTAAAGTTccatgttaaagttaagttaaagttaaagtaccaatgattgtcacacacacactaggtgtggtgaaatttgtcctctgcatttgacccatccccgtgatcaccccctgggaagtgaggggagcccgggaatcatttttggtgatttaacccccaattccaaaccttgatgctgagtgccaagggttggaattgggggttaaatcaccaaaaatgattcccgggcgcggctatgctgctgcccactgctcccctcacctcccagggggtgatcaaggggatgggtcaaatgcagaggccaaatttcaccacacctagtgtgtgtgtgacaatcattggaggggtgatcaaggggatgggtcaaatgcagaggacaaatttcaccacacctagtgtgtgtgtgacaatcattggtactttaactttaacttaacatggaACTTTAACCTAACTCTGAAACCCctccagccaagaatgttaaaataatatctaaacggcagacatttattcagaaaattatGAAAAAGCTGCTCATGTAAGCAGCTgaaaggagatactgtagaagtccactaACCAACGTGaacgctgtacattattattacattacattgtaaaactattgtcgttgttagtagtacattctattgtgggttttttttaactatatttCTTAtgtaaaagtttttgtttttttaaaaggcatgttacatgttaactgtgttgttgttttttgtggtttttttggaAAAGGGGGGGTGGCAAGCACCGAATAAATTGTTTTCAACTACCCGGTAGTTTCAATGGGAGACACTGAttcgagatacaagtgttttgtgtTAAGCGCTCCATTAAATAACTAattgagtttgtaaattgaggtactattgTGTTATTGTTCCCTTTTCTGCAGTTGTTAATGTTAAACAATGGAGTGCATGGTGCAAAAGTCAAAGTACTTTGTACTGCAGGCTCCATGGGATCGTCTTCATCCATCTTCTCAATTTTAACACGAGGGGCACTCGATTCTTCCTTGAAACTCCATCCTGACACAGCAAGAGGAAGCTGAACCGGGCAGCTCCTCTGTTCACCCCTCAATAAATGATCATCTATAAACTAAAAGCAAACAAAAGTCACGTTACAATGCAAATAATACttgatgtatgtttttttttattatcaactCACGTCGTCTCGATCCAGTTTGCGCAGGATCTCTTTGGTCTCTTCCTCGGTTTCTCTCTTCTCTTTTTTGATATTGATGATGGGTGAGAGTCCCATGCTTGGGGCTTCTCTTTCACTTTGATAACCGGCTGTTGTTCAAAACAAGGAAGTTGCTTAATACGATATTGTctaaaccagtgattctcaaactgtggtacgtgtaccacttctGGTGTGCGGGCTTCATATAGTGGTACATCAAAGTATTACCTGATTAAAGTACAGCGTTTTATTTCTCTGTattgaaacacagtgttactgttcaaactatgtgtaataatacagtggccaaaaatattaaaaatatactTGTGAaagaaaacctctgccttgtttttaatgaatacttcggcctactatgctacagtattttaatgttggtcgttatggtAGTACTATGTGAGCAAAGTTATTTTGGacatggtacttggtgaaaaaagtgtgagaaccactgatctaaaccaAACAAACAGTATCTACCTAAAGTATGGACCTACCTATTCTTTTAACGGCCGCTTCTGTAGGGCCCTGCTCAAAAATAGAATGGGACTGGATGGTGTCAGGGAGACCCCGACCACGACCCCGACCCCTGCCTCTATCTCTTGAACCTCTGCCTCGGGTTGAATCCTTGTCCCTCCTTGGCGTGCCCTCATCCTTAGTGCTTTTAGACAAAACCCATGGTCACAAAACTTGTTTCGCAGCACAGAGCTGTTTGTGAACTTACTCTTCTCTAACTTTACGGCCAATGATGTTGGGTGTGAATGTTTTCTAAGAGAAAGAAACAAGGAATGGTGAAAATGTATCGTTACAAAAGCCCATTTACTCTTCTAAATGTTTGATGGCACAGACCTTTTTTACTCCCCCCAAGGTGAGGTCTCTAGAACGCATTGTAGGGAGGCGGCCAGCAGAGATAGTAGCAGGTGTTCGGCGGCCCATCATTTGGCCCCTGGCACTTGCTCCAGGGGGGAGCATGTGATGATCCCCTGCACCTGAATCAGCCATCCTTAGCATACACAAACAGGTGGAAATAAAAATGACTGTTGTGTGACGCaaagtaaaaatattttaatgtttACAACACTGTGCATTACTACATTGTTGAACGAAGCAACCTGTGATCACCATGCAACGTTtaattgtggcggcccgccacaataaCATTCAGAACATCAGAAACCTGATTCATTACACACAAGGTTTTAAGACAACACTGATGGTTTAATTTAGACTAAAAGTACTTACTTAAGGGGTTTAGGAAAGTGTTTTTAAAATACACTTAACTTGCCCTTGACTTGCTCAGTCAATTTCGCAATGGTTAAAAAAGTGTGGGTTGATTCATGATGTAACATGAGGtaacaacatacttgccaaccctcccgattttcccgggagactcccgaatttcagtgtccctcctgaaaatctcccggtgcaaccattctcccgaatttctcctgatttccacccggacaacaaaatTGGGggcctgccttaaaggcactgcctttagcgtcctctttcacctgaaaaggagactattatatatgtctccgttatccataggtttatctataacccataaagtaggcaggcacggagctattacTCAGCGTGTGTtcattccagccggcacgttaatacactgacacacaacatccggattcccatcatgcattgcttcaaaactatggcaagtagtaatgtccaaaaacataacagagacgaagcagaagaacgaagaagagacatggcgacgacgagtaagaagaagaagtatgcttgcaagttccaaaaggattggaaaaaataatttcagttcatccaggacagctcgaaggggaaaaggattggaaaaaataatttcagttcatccaggacagctcgaaggggaaggggtatgctgcctgcaaattttgtagatcagacttctccattgaacacagtggccgaacggatatactcattcatgaactgattatttatatatatatatatatatatatatatatataagaaatacttgaatatatatacaccccccatctcccgaattcgggggtctcaaggttggcaagtatgggtaacAATaattaccagaggtgtggacttgagtcacatgacttggactcgagtcatgaatttgatgactttaaactcgacttgacaaaatgtaaagagacttgcaactcgacttagactttaacatcaatgacttgtgacttcacgtggacttgagccttttgacttgacaagacttgctactttccccaaaacccaaagattaaaaagttattcaggagcgctccgtatctttcattgtaTACGTGTGTCTGTCAGCATGTGTGCTGTcaatacaacagccaatcaaattagatctacgttgttttcctcccacagcattcatccaatcaaattgcaggacaaccaacgaagaacagttgtcaaacaacgcggcagtgaaaaaaaattatgccaaagtttgtttcgttcgggtataaaaactacgagttGGTCTCCAAAAAAACGAATTGCATTATGCAAAACatgcggttcgaagattacagacggagacgcaacaacttacaacttcgttcgacatttgaagatgcacaaagaagggtaagttttgaatgtaagctaacgtttattggctaagtaacataacttttatttgctgtgtagttaaatcagtgaggctgtaaactcactgctaatgttataaccatagacatcttataagtagacgcagcatcgaccgctactcCCTACCTTCGCTGACGAGACGCGGTtcaccatcttggagtggtgatccgctccactcagtgcaattcatttggcaggagcaatgaactgtcagcgcatttaattcaacttacctcactgaataccactgattttcacacgtttttttgtcattcgtgtagctatgataaaggacacatgttttggcgtgttttattattcatagtttgcttaacagtaatagaatattcttatatgctataagtgaccagacatctgagatcaaaactgggaatatacaaaccccgtttccatatgatttgggaaattgtgttggatgtaaatataaacggaatacaatgatttgcaaatcattttcaacccatattcagttgaatatgctacgaagacaacatatttgatgttcaaactgataaacattttttttgttgcaaataatcattaactttagtatttgatgctagcaacacatgataaagaagttgggaaaggtggcaataaatactgataaagttgaggaatgctcatcaaacacttatttggaacatcccacaggtgtgcaggctaattgggaacaggtgggtgccatgattgggtataaaaacagcttcccaaaaaatgctcagtctttcacaagaaaggatggggcgaggtacacccctttgtccacaactgcgtgagcaaatagtcaaacagtttaagaacaacgtttctcaaagtgcaattgcaagaaatgtagggattttaacatctacggtccatatcatcaaaaggttcagagaatctggagaaatcactccacgtaagcggcatggccggaaaccaacattaaatgaccgtgaccttcgatccctcagacggcactgtatcaaaaaccgacatcaatctctaaaggatatctccacatgggctcaggaacacttcagaaaaccactgtcacatGTTGTTTGCTTTGTTTGTCGCTatatctgcaagtgcaagttaaagctttactatgcaaagcgaaagccatttatcaacaacatccagaaacgctgccggcttctctgggcccgagatcatctaagatggactgatgcaaagtggaaaagtgttctgtggtctgacgagtccacatttcaaattgtttttggaaatattcgacatcgtgtcatccggaccaaaggggaggcgaaccatccagactgttatcgacgcaaagttcaaaagccagcatctgtgatggtatgggggtgcattagtgcccaaggcatgggtaactaacacatctgtgaaggcaccattaatgctgaaaggtacatacaggttttggaacaacatatgctgccatctaagcgccgtctttttcatggacgcccctgcttatttcagcaagacaatgccaagccacattcaggacgtgttacaacagcgtggcttcgtaaaaaaagagtgcgggtactttcctggcccgcctgcagtccagacctgtctcccatcgaaaatgtgtggcgcattatgaagcgtaaaatacgacagcggagaccccggactgttgaacgactgaagctctacataaaacaagaatgggaaagaattccactttcaaagcttcaacaattaatttcctcagttcccaatcgtttattgagtgttgttaaaagaaaaggtgatgtaaaacagtggtgaacatgccctttcccaactactttggcacgtgttgcagccatgaaattctaagttaattattatttgcaaaaaaaaaataaagtttatgagtttgaacatcaaatatcttgtctttgtagtgcattcaattgaatatgggtggaaaaggatttgcaaatcattgtattccgtgtatatttacatctaacacaatttcccaactcatatggaaacggggtttgtaatcccagagaagggggaaaaaacggtcagctatttttaacttgaaggaacaatatgattaggttatatatacatgcgtatatcctacataaataaTGtttacaatctgtgtaaatatattagtcagtggttaaaaggacttgaaatgactcgaaactcaaaatgagAAGGACTTGGAACTtcacttgagactttccagtcttgactttggacttgactcgggacttgagggcaaagacttgtgacttgcaaaacaatgacttggtcccacctctgataatTACGAAATAAACATTAAAATTGCACAGCTGTTTAACTGTCAGAAATAAACTGATTACGTTACCTGAAAGTATCAATAAAATAGTATTATTAGTAACCAGACGTTCTTATAATAACGTACATATTTAAAGGGCCTGTCAATAAGGGCAGATGTCCTTTACATGTATTACTCACTTACAGAAGAGAGAAATAAGGCATAtttgtaaaaatgtaatatataaaaaacaataataataaaaaatagtgtTTACAGTAAATTATCGTGTTATTATGAATAAGTTATGTTTCTTCAACAACGTAACAGAAATGTAAGTCACACGTGGCCAAATTCCAACGCCGGTAAAATGCCAAACAGCCAACACGAAACTTACTACTAAAGAGATGACTTGTAACACAAAATGTATGAAGGTTACTTACGTTAATACCGCGTATATGTCCTAAAAAGTAACTTAAGAGGTGTGAGCTGAAACATGGCAAGTTTGCAGTCCCGTCGCAATGCTTACTCACACGCCGCCGACACTTCCGGGTTTCGTCAGCCAAAGCTTGTGCGGATCAAAGCTGCGCACAAAACTGCGCATAAACAGCTGTTTACAGTTGCATGTTTACGTGTTGACCATACAATACATGACATTCTGGCCTTTACACTCACAATTAATGGCTGAATGCAAATGTTGTTATTGATCGGATGTCATGTAAATACACAATACTGAGTTTTCCTTAAATTTGCTGATCGAATGGAAAATAATGCCTTTTGTTGTCACTATATAGGCATGtagaatgaatataaaacatcttATGTTCTGGTGCGGACATGCAAAACAAGATCAAATTACAATATGTGTAATTagatcaataaaataattaaatgaatGACAGATGCAATATTCTGACTACATATGCGAAAGGGTAGTAGGTGTAGGTAATTTtcctttaagtcaggggtgtccaaactttttccatgtgGGCCGCACACGaagaaaattaaagcatgcgggggccatttagatttttttcattttcaaatcataacaaaatatataaatataaagggtctcagttattaaaatgttaaaaataagtcaaattatcattatttttatttatttaaatgcttacagtaaaatctctatatcaacttcaggttgatataacgttaaaaaaaaaaaggttttatgccctttctgtcaaagacaactttgttttttatagtaaaactgaaatatgcagtattttccccaccacccaaaacattcagaaagcaatgttagatgtgaagtaattgaaaccctaaaaagatcaataatgcaggacaccattgattttaattcattattatttttgatcaatcacagtgaaaagataaataaaatctcattaaatatatttgggatccaaaaggtgccccactcaaatagtgatacatttttatcatatatttgttttactttcaacacttaaattacaagatcaacttcagatatatctgtcctgtttgttttatgctcttatgtcaaagaaaacattgtttttatatggcaaccacacaatatatgcaatattttccacataaaacattttaaagcgaaatatttgaagtaattgtagcctaataattgattataacattgactttaaaatttatttatttatttttttgagcaatggcaaaaaaagcaaaataaagacagacaaaagaaaaacaaacagcctgcgtggcagctttgtgtcaacattgcaacatttcctctttatatttcacctcattcctctttttttaaagtttatttttaatttttgcaatagcatttccagaatgtgtggcgggccgctaaacaattagctgcgggccgcaaatggcccccgggccgcactttggacacccctgctttaagtaaTACATATACAATTTGCAAATATTGAATAGTTTCAAAGTAATTCTGAGTGGACATTGGACAATGACAGTTATGATACACAGCccacaatcaattaatcaaagtttacttatataccgtatttttcggattataaatcgctccggagtataaatcgcactggccaaaaatgcacaataaagaaggaaaaaaacatatataagtcgcactagagtataagtcgcatttttttggggaaatttatttgataaaatccaacagtaagaatagacatttgaaaggcaatttaaaataaataaagaatagtgaacaacagctgcatatttcactacttccagcttgtaacctgcagtatatgattttcttttcggtgccatttttgttcagcccttctcagtttttataaattaccgccaatgttgaaattatcaattttcatagatacggaagtagtagcaggtagcatcttttttttcacaatgcacttctgccaaatttttattggttgacgtgtgtgtgtgacgattgctgatatacacctagtctcttacgtgaatgagataaataatattttttgatattttatggtaatgtgttaataatttcacacataaatcgctccagagtataaatcgcacccccggccaaactatgaaaaaaactgcgatttatgatccgaaaaatacggtagcccataatcacgaatgtctcaaaaggctgcaaaaACCACAACAACTTtgatcccacattagggcaagaaaaaactcaacccaatgggaacaacgagaaaccctggaagaGACGACTATGGATGATGaacaactgctgttttaaatgctaGAGGAAcaataccagaggaaagtgacaagttaataatatttagcactgatggtcctgatattacaaacagctccttgataagtttcctaggaagtgggtcaagtaaacatgttgtttgctttgtcccatttacaagtcgcaggagttcctctaatgttatttcttcaaaaatagagagattattttggagagGAAAATCCATggtacatcagaatcagaatcagaatcagctttattggtacatacattcgtatctgcgtTAATAGAACCCAATTGGACCTGGGACGGGTTGTCTTTACTCTCCTTCCTAATGAGTTAAATTTCCTTGGTAAAGAATTTCATAAAttcatcagccgagtgggtggagctactgggaggagtcccttgttgggttagcgatgctactgtactgaacaaatatttaggatcgtttttattgagTCGGATGAGATTGGAGTTGTAATTAGTTTTAACTATGGTAAGAGCgtttttataagttattaaactatctttccatgcttgatggaaaacctcaagtttagttgcacggcatttgcgttccagctttctacatggtAGTTTAAGAGCTTTGGTTTCTTCCGTGAACCAGGGGGTATGACTTTAAGGGGCCTTTTTTAGATTCGGCAGTGTTACGCTATCATTGGCGttgcgcagggcatc
This genomic interval from Entelurus aequoreus isolate RoL-2023_Sb linkage group LG06, RoL_Eaeq_v1.1, whole genome shotgun sequence contains the following:
- the polr3d gene encoding DNA-directed RNA polymerase III subunit RPC4 isoform X2, which gives rise to MADSGAGDHHMLPPGASARGQMMGRRTPATISAGRLPTMRSRDLTLGGVKKKTFTPNIIGRKVREDTKDEGTPRRDKDSTRGRGSRDRGRGRGRGRGLPDTIQSHSIFEQGPTEAAVKRIAGYQSEREAPSMGLSPIINIKKEKRETEEETKEILRKLDRDDFIDDHLLRGEQRSCPVQLPLAVSGWSFKEESSAPRVKIEKMDEDDPMEPAVQIKEEQEEVEIKKTEATYKLPPLPEPEVLQDLLHKWSLSKNEELFFMQLPDSLPGQPPTKEYKPIKTEVQSEDGQSVLLKTETEEEQVDDNSCNLKDLRDGLVGKMLVRKSGRVQLIMGQVSLDVSLGASCAFFQELVSVSTEGRTGDLTVLGNVKHKIVCSPDFESLLESR
- the polr3d gene encoding DNA-directed RNA polymerase III subunit RPC4 isoform X1 — its product is MRSFVRSFDPHKLWLTKPGSVGGVMADSGAGDHHMLPPGASARGQMMGRRTPATISAGRLPTMRSRDLTLGGVKKKTFTPNIIGRKVREDTKDEGTPRRDKDSTRGRGSRDRGRGRGRGRGLPDTIQSHSIFEQGPTEAAVKRIAGYQSEREAPSMGLSPIINIKKEKRETEEETKEILRKLDRDDFIDDHLLRGEQRSCPVQLPLAVSGWSFKEESSAPRVKIEKMDEDDPMEPAVQIKEEQEEVEIKKTEATYKLPPLPEPEVLQDLLHKWSLSKNEELFFMQLPDSLPGQPPTKEYKPIKTEVQSEDGQSVLLKTETEEEQVDDNSCNLKDLRDGLVGKMLVRKSGRVQLIMGQVSLDVSLGASCAFFQELVSVSTEGRTGDLTVLGNVKHKIVCSPDFESLLESR